In Kineococcus endophyticus, the following proteins share a genomic window:
- a CDS encoding histone-like nucleoid-structuring protein Lsr2 encodes MAQTTRVLLTDDLDGSEATETITFALDGINYEIDLNAPHAQQLRESVTTYVISARKLSSRRPPTTRRASAQPAADRPDTQQVRDWAKAQGISVSERGRLSNDLIVRFQEANH; translated from the coding sequence ATGGCTCAAACAACCCGTGTTCTGCTGACTGACGATCTTGACGGCTCCGAGGCCACCGAGACCATTACTTTTGCCCTGGACGGGATCAACTATGAGATCGACCTCAACGCCCCCCACGCCCAGCAGCTGCGCGAATCCGTCACGACTTACGTAATTAGCGCCCGAAAGCTCAGCAGCCGCCGCCCTCCCACCACCCGACGAGCATCGGCCCAGCCGGCCGCCGACCGGCCTGACACCCAGCAGGTGCGGGACTGGGCCAAGGCCCAGGGGATCTCGGTCTCCGAACGAGGCCGGCTCAGCAACGACCTCATTGTGCGCTTCCAGGAAGCCAACCACTGA
- a CDS encoding DUF6602 domain-containing protein, which yields MSSSAKTYLYQNYVKGLQTAINSALATEFHPGFAFDAGDEYEVIMCRVLRRILPNTYGIARGHIVSSDGQSVGDDIIIYDQLRMPTLALRTQGDYSQKEFVPVEAVYAYIELKHTLNIKGDLGDGQSLAKARKQVSEAKKLLSRRLSVPLQQLTPMVTLGSTVEVSPPPGYPDTRNPPYGVIFARNVRDKKGDREYLTTFEEIRGSFLRQEGQAPVESEFGADLILLGGNVLMLPVSFEEDPAVEHSRARSPFLALGGPDPHTLGLCAADGHAPAMAILFLLWALEYMELGQMPWSSILDDASGGPIKIGDEDE from the coding sequence ATGAGTTCCAGCGCCAAGACCTATCTGTACCAGAACTACGTGAAAGGATTGCAAACTGCGATCAATAGCGCACTAGCTACTGAATTTCACCCCGGATTCGCCTTCGATGCTGGCGACGAGTATGAAGTTATCATGTGTAGAGTTCTTCGGCGAATTCTTCCGAACACCTACGGCATTGCAAGGGGGCATATCGTCTCAAGTGACGGTCAAAGCGTGGGGGATGACATCATCATTTATGATCAATTGCGGATGCCTACGCTTGCACTCCGCACCCAGGGAGACTACTCACAGAAAGAGTTCGTTCCCGTCGAGGCCGTCTACGCGTACATTGAACTCAAGCACACCCTGAACATAAAAGGCGACCTCGGCGACGGACAGAGTCTTGCAAAAGCGCGCAAGCAGGTTAGTGAAGCTAAGAAACTGCTGTCTAGGAGACTTTCCGTTCCTCTGCAGCAGTTGACCCCCATGGTCACGCTTGGAAGCACCGTGGAGGTATCGCCACCCCCGGGATATCCGGACACGAGGAACCCTCCGTATGGGGTAATCTTCGCGCGCAACGTGCGAGACAAAAAAGGTGACCGCGAATACTTGACAACTTTTGAAGAGATCCGCGGGAGCTTTCTCAGACAAGAAGGCCAGGCTCCCGTCGAGAGTGAGTTCGGCGCAGATCTGATCCTGCTCGGCGGCAACGTTCTCATGCTTCCCGTCAGCTTTGAGGAGGATCCCGCTGTCGAGCACTCTCGGGCTCGTTCCCCGTTTCTAGCTCTAGGCGGGCCAGATCCCCATACTCTCGGTCTATGCGCAGCCGACGGGCACGCGCCCGCCATGGCCATCCTTTTTTTGCTCTGGGCTCTCGAGTACATGGAGCTTGGTCAGATGCCCTGGTCGTCAATTCTTGATGACGCGTCCGGCGGTCCGATCAAAATCGGGGATGAAGACGAGTGA